In Ostrea edulis chromosome 4, xbOstEdul1.1, whole genome shotgun sequence, a single window of DNA contains:
- the LOC125671361 gene encoding carbohydrate sulfotransferase 15-like isoform X2, with product MSSTKYVQFCACLTSSLLIISMEFYMKDQTKTYQTTPMPLPLVIPSPVKEPNKTLCPKGRPKPIIDDVLCMSHFDFSTLHKNPCWKSVNGKFKCLPYFQVIGMDKCGTTDLFARISRHPDVVGNKKDKETMWWSWERYGFWLWSRNAKKTYLSDYINYFKNTAEILNNATQEGGQTQLITGDGTPMDMWDFRGWKMIPQNKGLKEPRYLTPHLIKHINPVVKLIVILRNPVDRLYSDYYFIDNGERFKNSTTFHNAVIRAINVLQICLKHSSLRSCLFDYKVNENLLRRKTRIHLGFYATYLQEWLSVFPRDQILILRTEDYAANVTSVMRKVFKFLALRDLTDDELEKFNVTISQRVYVTKDKLGKKTMMPETRRILESLYSSDTEDLYQLLKDESFLWESNSGVTETVKENYTQLSHFNTMPPRGVNLDELQVVHVTNNLQRLRSGLS from the exons ATGTCCAGTACGAAATATGTCCAGTTCTGCGCATGCCTGACCAGTTCTTTGCTGATAATTTCTAtggaattttacatgaaagatcAAACGAAGACCTACCAAACTACTCCCATGCCTTTACCATTAGTCATTCCGTCCCCTGTCAAAGAACCGAATAAAACCTTGTGTCCTAAAGGTCGACCAAAACCTATTATTGATGACGTTCTTTGCATG tcacattttgatttttcaacctTGCATAAAAATCCATGCTGGAAGTCTGTAAATGGAAAATTTAAATGCCTTCCGTATTTTCAAGTGATTGGAATGGATAAATGTGGCACAACAGACCTTTTCGCACGCATTTCGCGACACCCGGATGTTGTGGGAAATAAGAAAGACAAGGAAACCATGTGGTGGTCATGGGAACGCTATG GTTTTTGGTTGTGGTCAAGGAACGCGAAGAAGACCTATCTATCAGACTACATCAATTACTTTAAGAATACAGCTGAGATTTTAAATAATGCCACGCAGGAAGGTGGACAGACACAGCTAATTACAG GGGATGGCACTCCTATGGATATGTGGGATTTTAGGGGATGGAAGATGATACCACAAAACAAAGGGCTTAAGGAACCCCGATATCTTACCCCTCATCTCATCAAACACATCAACCCTGTTGTCAAACTCATTGTAATACTTCGAAATCCGGTGGACAG ACTGTATTCAGACTACTATTTTATTGACAATGGGGAACGTTTCAAGAATAGCACCACTTTCCACAACGCTGTGATAAGAGCAATAAATGTGCTTCAGATCTGTCTAAAGCACAGCAGTCTTCGGAGTTGTCTCTTCGATTATAAAGTTAACGAAAATCTCTTGAGGCGAAAA ACGAGAATACATTTAGGATTTTACGCCACATATCTACAAGAATGGCTTTCTGTGTTTCCACGTGACCAGATCTTAATTTTGCGTACGGAGGATTATGCAGCTAATGTTACTTCTGTCATGAggaaagtttttaaatttctggcGTTAC GCGATTTAACAGATGATGAGCTAGAGAAATTTAATGTTACCATATCACAAAGAGTATATGTTACAAAAGACAAGCTAGGAAAAAAAACCATGATGCCGGAAACGAGAAGAATTTTGGAATCTCTATATAGCTCCGATACAGAAGATTTATACCAATTATTAAAGGACGAAAGCTTTCTGTGGGAATCAAACAGCGGTGTCACTGAAACTGTTAAGGAAAACTATACACAACTTTCTCATTTTAACACGATGCCACCCCGTGGCGTGAACTTAGATGAGCTACAAGTAGTACATGTAACCAACAATTTACAACGTCTCAGAAGTGGTCTCAGCTGA
- the LOC125671361 gene encoding carbohydrate sulfotransferase 15-like isoform X1, translating into MRALSVFYNGKIIGTALHRAGNMSSTKYVQFCACLTSSLLIISMEFYMKDQTKTYQTTPMPLPLVIPSPVKEPNKTLCPKGRPKPIIDDVLCMSHFDFSTLHKNPCWKSVNGKFKCLPYFQVIGMDKCGTTDLFARISRHPDVVGNKKDKETMWWSWERYGFWLWSRNAKKTYLSDYINYFKNTAEILNNATQEGGQTQLITGDGTPMDMWDFRGWKMIPQNKGLKEPRYLTPHLIKHINPVVKLIVILRNPVDRLYSDYYFIDNGERFKNSTTFHNAVIRAINVLQICLKHSSLRSCLFDYKVNENLLRRKTRIHLGFYATYLQEWLSVFPRDQILILRTEDYAANVTSVMRKVFKFLALRDLTDDELEKFNVTISQRVYVTKDKLGKKTMMPETRRILESLYSSDTEDLYQLLKDESFLWESNSGVTETVKENYTQLSHFNTMPPRGVNLDELQVVHVTNNLQRLRSGLS; encoded by the exons ATGAGAGCTTTATCTGTCTTTTATAATGGAAAGATTATTGGCAC AGCTTTACATAGAGCTGGGAATATGTCCAGTACGAAATATGTCCAGTTCTGCGCATGCCTGACCAGTTCTTTGCTGATAATTTCTAtggaattttacatgaaagatcAAACGAAGACCTACCAAACTACTCCCATGCCTTTACCATTAGTCATTCCGTCCCCTGTCAAAGAACCGAATAAAACCTTGTGTCCTAAAGGTCGACCAAAACCTATTATTGATGACGTTCTTTGCATG tcacattttgatttttcaacctTGCATAAAAATCCATGCTGGAAGTCTGTAAATGGAAAATTTAAATGCCTTCCGTATTTTCAAGTGATTGGAATGGATAAATGTGGCACAACAGACCTTTTCGCACGCATTTCGCGACACCCGGATGTTGTGGGAAATAAGAAAGACAAGGAAACCATGTGGTGGTCATGGGAACGCTATG GTTTTTGGTTGTGGTCAAGGAACGCGAAGAAGACCTATCTATCAGACTACATCAATTACTTTAAGAATACAGCTGAGATTTTAAATAATGCCACGCAGGAAGGTGGACAGACACAGCTAATTACAG GGGATGGCACTCCTATGGATATGTGGGATTTTAGGGGATGGAAGATGATACCACAAAACAAAGGGCTTAAGGAACCCCGATATCTTACCCCTCATCTCATCAAACACATCAACCCTGTTGTCAAACTCATTGTAATACTTCGAAATCCGGTGGACAG ACTGTATTCAGACTACTATTTTATTGACAATGGGGAACGTTTCAAGAATAGCACCACTTTCCACAACGCTGTGATAAGAGCAATAAATGTGCTTCAGATCTGTCTAAAGCACAGCAGTCTTCGGAGTTGTCTCTTCGATTATAAAGTTAACGAAAATCTCTTGAGGCGAAAA ACGAGAATACATTTAGGATTTTACGCCACATATCTACAAGAATGGCTTTCTGTGTTTCCACGTGACCAGATCTTAATTTTGCGTACGGAGGATTATGCAGCTAATGTTACTTCTGTCATGAggaaagtttttaaatttctggcGTTAC GCGATTTAACAGATGATGAGCTAGAGAAATTTAATGTTACCATATCACAAAGAGTATATGTTACAAAAGACAAGCTAGGAAAAAAAACCATGATGCCGGAAACGAGAAGAATTTTGGAATCTCTATATAGCTCCGATACAGAAGATTTATACCAATTATTAAAGGACGAAAGCTTTCTGTGGGAATCAAACAGCGGTGTCACTGAAACTGTTAAGGAAAACTATACACAACTTTCTCATTTTAACACGATGCCACCCCGTGGCGTGAACTTAGATGAGCTACAAGTAGTACATGTAACCAACAATTTACAACGTCTCAGAAGTGGTCTCAGCTGA